The following are encoded in a window of Corvus moneduloides isolate bCorMon1 chromosome 26, bCorMon1.pri, whole genome shotgun sequence genomic DNA:
- the RPRML gene encoding reprimo-like protein produces MNGSFFNQTLLEQGADPNRTQGLGMLMACCNGTSAVLATDGGSLVLAPDERSLFITRVVQIAVLCVLSLTVMFGIFFLGCNLLIKSESMINFLVKDRRPSKDVGAAIMGLY; encoded by the coding sequence ATGAATGGATCCTTTTTCAACCAGactctcctggagcagggagctgacCCCAACAGGACCCAGGGCTTGGGGATGCTCATGGCCTGCTGCAATGGGACCAGCGCGGTGCTGGCGACTGATGGTGGCTCCTTGGTGCTGGCACCTGACGAGAGGAGCCTTTTCATCACGAGGGTGGTGCAGATTGCTGTCCTCTGTGTCCTCTCCTTGACTGTGATGTTTGGCATCTTCTTTTTGGGCTGCAACTTGCTCATCAAATCAGAGAGCATGATTAACTTTCTGGTCAAGGACCGAAGACCTTCTAAGGACGTGGGCGCTGCAATCATGGGACTTTACTGA